From Pleurocapsa sp. PCC 7319:
GGAAATGCTCTTAAGTTAGTAATTAATCTCTTACTGGGTATATCAATGGCAGGATTTGCTGAGGCGATGGTATTAGGTGAAGCCTGGGGAATTTCATCAGAGATGCTACTCAAGGTGTTAATTGGTAGTCCTGTTGTGGCACCATTTTTAGCTGGCAAAAAAGAAAAGTTAGAGCAGTCACAATATGAAGCTGAATTTCCTTTGCAATGGATGCAGAAAGATTTGCAAATGGTAGCTATAGCAGGTTATGAATCTAATGTTCCTCTCCCTCTAGCTAATACCACCAAGGAAATTTATCAACAGGCGATTCAGCAAGGATTAGGACAGCAAGATTTTGCAGCAATTTATGATTTTTGGCAATCAAATTCTAAGCATCAGGTAAATTCTGACAGGACTTAAAAGAACGACGATGCTCGCAAGTAATACCATACTTCTTGATGGCGAGACGATGTTGTGCAGTGGGGTATCCCTTATTAGCAGCTAAATTATATTCGGGATACTTGGTTGCTAAGCTGGTAATTAATTCATCTCGCCATACCTTAGCTAAAATACTGGCAGCAGCAATTACAGGCGATCGCAAATCTCCTTGAACCACAGTTTGTTGCGAAAGTGACAAATTGGGAATTGGGAATTTACCATCAACTAAACATATATCAGGAGTTACTTGTAATCCCATCACACTCCGTTTCATAGCTA
This genomic window contains:
- a CDS encoding ribonuclease HII; amino-acid sequence: MSKHSFFDDSLLSGIWEPNTLVLGVDEVGRGALFGSVIAATVVLPRSDIPQLIAIGVKDSKKLSAQKRLQLVQPIKEIVADWHISSANVAEIDRLNILQASLLAMKRSVMGLQVTPDICLVDGKFPIPNLSLSQQTVVQGDLRSPVIAAASILAKVWRDELITSLATKYPEYNLAANKGYPTAQHRLAIKKYGITCEHRRSFKSCQNLPDA